CACAACCTTGAGCTAGCCTAGCATTAAATTAGCCTTGATTAGCAGGTGGCCGTTATATGTATCAGTGAAACCAGTGCTTAATGATTATGCAGATATCTGTCAGCAATAGGTCcatgtatgtgtacacatacttggccaataaagctgattctgaatctAGCAAATAATCACTTATGATTGAACTGGTCATCATAGTTTCCATAATGTTAATATATGCTGCAGTATAATGCACAAATCCTATGATCACCTATAATTTCCTTGATAGAGACAAATGCTGCTattttaaacataaaatgtTCGACAAAACCAAACTACCATTTCCAATGTCGACAATGGAAATCTTTTACTTCTAACTTTACTTCAAAGAGCAGTCTTATACTGCACTACCTTTGATTCATGATCCATTCTAGAGTCTTTCTATGAGAATTATCTGTAGataaaagcagctaaaacaacGAGGGGGACTGCTTTCAgccctctgctgtctctcacaAGCTGCACCAAGAAGGCAGGACAGCTTGTATGTTGCCTCAGAGGCCAAATCTGTCCAATAAGTCCCACAAGCTTAAATGCTGTGAGTACACAACAATAACTGAAGGTGACTCATAtgagcattttaatattttcatctgGATTTTGGCAGTGTGACAGTTAGAAAACACACTTAAGTGTTTGAGTAAAACTGAAACTTCCAAGAACCAAAATACCGTTTGGAGAGTTAAAGTCAATTCATCGGAAATGTTTCATCATCCCTATATGATGCTACGCAAAAATAGCATCTCTATATGTGTAAGCATataaagtacagtatgtgtctgtACACAGTCTCCCTGAAGATGAGAAACAGCTAACATGCTGAGTTTGACTCCATTAGACCTTTGTTTCTAAATGTTCACTTTCCCAGATGGACGGGTCCCCCTTTACGAACTGATCCCTCCTCCAGGagtcctgtctgctctcatcCCCGCTGAGGCGGCCCGGCTGCGGAGGCTATTGGAGCGAGTGCTGTGATGTGGTTAGAAGCTGGTGGCCAACGCAGATTACATCTTTCCTTTCATGGTCTGTCACATGGCCCTTTGTAAAGCTAAGCTTTCTGTTCTTAAATCTTTACATTTGACGTGACCAGCTTAAACGTAAGATTGATAGACGTGTCCAGTTTGGTGTTGTTTTAGTGATCTTTTACATTGCTGGGAAGCATGTTGGATCTATTGATGCTGGAATGTAACCGAGGTCAAATTTATTCTGAATTGCTTCTGTTGATCTCTTGAGCACAATAACTATGGAGAGGTATACGCCTCACAAGCCTACCGCCTGGGAGGTATGTCTTACAAAATGGTCTGTTTTATAATCTTTCTGTAATAATAcaaacgacacacacacacaaattagattttgtttactttgtgaGAAAGCCATTGGCCTCCATTATCCTGTCTCTGATCTATCTCGTTCCAGACTGTAATATTCTTTCTAAAAAATGTCCTCCAGGAAGCACTGTATGTTCCTTTAAGAGTGCTGTTGCGGGACACATGCAGATCAGTGAGGCTTGAAGTATCCACGAGAGGAAAACTTAGTTGgagtccacagcagcagctgcaggggcAGCAGCCAGTCCTGCTGATGGCAACAGAGGGGAACAGGCTTAACATTTCCCCAGGGGCCACTTTCAGATGCTCCAACAACAGTTATATCCTCATGGGGCCCTAGCTGccggtattttttttttttttttaccatacTTTggtccaaatgtgtgtgtgttttttgtttttgttttttgaaacacacctgaatctgTGAATCAGGTATTTCGTGTGGTCTCCCTTGCCATCTTATCTCTGGTAAGATTCCCTCagatttctgtttcctgtgtcgGATGTGTTCTGCACAGAATGCAGACAAAGACGTGCACACTGtggtcttttctttttcatttcatcaggcTAAATTGGCAATTTGCCTCACACAGCAGTTCACAAGGCAAAGCAAATTGCAGGTTGTCGGCCTGGTGGAGCCAAAATTAATGTGGAAGTtgctggtctgtgtgtgcgcctgAGGGctgaatatgaataatatgTCAATGTGGAGGAGCTTGATGTATTTCAGAGGGTCTGGAGTGTAGACGTCTGCAGACTGAGGAAGTCAAGTGATTGTAGGCCTGTGAGTAGAACACTATGTCCTGTGTAGTGGAGGAACTGCTTATCATTCTGTGTAATGTTTTAtaggtgtgtgcgtgcatgtgtgtgtgtgtgccctttaTGTTTTTACAATAGTGTTACACacagattttattatttctctgtGCTTGTAGTTTAATAAAGCCATTTTGAAATTCAGATCAAATTCTCCATctcacagttcagttcagtgaaTCTTTGGCACGACATTCTGTTCCAAAAAATATTGCCAAACCATATAAAAAGTCTGACAGCATGAGGTAAATAAAGTGAATACACAAAAATCTAATAAACAGGACATGGAAttaagtgggaaaaaaagaacaaaaatctctctctctcaatgaCTTTGCAGCTCTCTGTAATCACCAAAGCCTCAAGACCAGCAGGGGACCCTTATTTCCCTTTAGCCAAGCTAGTGCCATGGCTTTAGGAGTGGCAGTCTTTGTCTGTCAGCCtgccactttggtccagacttaaACAAATCATCAAATATTGGATGGCTTGCCGTGGAATTTTAGACAGACAATCgtgatccccagaggatgaatcttcaTGACCGCGGTGATCCCCCGTCTTTTCCTGCCGTGCTACCATGAGCTTTACGTTTGTGCATTTGGGTGAAACCTCTTCAAAGTAATTTGCTGGATTTGGTACAGTTTTCCATGGTGTCCGGAGAATGAATGTGGTCAAGGTTcttctttggtttatgaccaaacacctgctaAATGAATGCAGTTGTTCTTTGtatttactgctaattagcatatgttagcatgttaagcGCAAACACTAAAATGGTGAGCATGGTAAATATTGCATCCCCAAACATCAGAATGTTAGCATTCTCAATGTGAGAcagttagcatgctgatattagcatttagcttagaGCACACATGATTATAGACTCCTGGTCTTTTTCATTTAATACCAGACAAACTGACTGGCTGTATGAAATGAGGtaagcagaagaaaaatgtcCCATGCATGCTTGCCAGATGTTGCTGTGATGAAGATGTTCATATTGTATAAGCActacatatttgtgtttgtgcctcgTATATTAGAAAGTTCATGAACCGGCGACGATGCATGCAGCGGCAGTTATTTAACCTCATGAGGTATCATATAGGATATTTGTGGATTATGCCCATTTAGCCACATTCAATGAATTGATTAGTCCAGGCTTTCTGAAAACTACACTGTGCATCAGTATGCAGCTGCTCCCATTTCCTCTAATCAGCAAAATATATCAACAGAATCAACATGAACCATGTGGTACACTGTGAAACCGTCATCATCATAGAGGCCCGTCATGACAGCTACACGTCTTtgcctcctcctcgctctcagACGCTACCTCTCCCAGCGGTCCGTCTTCTGAGCTGGGAACCTTGAAGAACAAGACGTATTGTGTCTGGGTATAATCAGGACTGAGGACATGAAGGAAGGAATGTAGCATAGTCTGATCTCTCCTGCAGACATGTAtgcagtggaggtggaggggaggggctTTGGACTTCGCAGGGAGTGACTCAGCGGCTCGGTGTCATGCCCTCTGAGTCTCCTGGGTACAATTAAATGATGTCTTTCCTACACAAATAAGTTTGAGACAAACAATCTAAGGTTTAAGATGCTTGCAGGTCATGTAAGGTTCAATTGGTCTGAATTTCGATCTGTCCCCCGCCCACATATTATCAGAGTGCTGCTTCATAGTACAGACAAGGAAGTTATGCGGTGCAACATCACATTGATCCTGTCTGATTACACCTCAGAGAAATGCTGTATCTGAATGTCAGCACTAACCTTTATACATGAGAAACATCGTTCTTAATGAGCATTAAGGATGTCAAAGTAAGTTTGCAGAGAGATGCATGCTGACAAGCTGAGAGAGCAGACTGTGAAAATGTGGACAGAAGAGAGCAGCAAGTGTCTCTGTTCACTTAAATCTCGGCACCATTGATCACACTAATGTGACTGAACTCGCAGAGTCTAATCTCAAGAGGAGCAAACAAGGCCATTAATCAACATTTCAAACTCAGTCTTCATCActtctgcttgtgttttgatCCGCTCAAATAATCCTGAATGACAGCGGTAGGAAAGCTAACCACGAGACATTAGAAATGGCTGACCTTGAAGTAGTTAAAGCGCAATAAATCAGGCAGGTGTCACATATTAAGTTAGCTGCCAATTAGCACCAAGAGGTTTGCTCATTGTCCTGTTTTCTGCAAGTTTCCACAATTTAGACCAAaatttggtctgatgagtcatGTCGCCtttcacccttttttttttccttcactcaGGCAGCTTTATGCTTGGAAAAAGCCAAAGGATGCCTTCAGTCTGCATTGACTGTTGCCAGCAGTTTAATATTTTGGCTCTGTAATGGTGTGAGCAGCTGGGTCGTGTCATTAGATCTGATTATTGGTCTGCCCGGTCATATAACAGCCAAAGAATGAGAATATTTTACAGGTCCAGGTGGTGCAAACACTGTTAGCTAACCATGATCCTGTTTTCCAAGAACCTGATGCGCCCATAAACACTGCTCAACAAATCAAAGAGTGGTCTCATGAACCCTATTAAGAACAGGATTCTTCTGTGGCCTCCCCAGCAACCAGATTTTAACATCGTCGAAACCTTTATGAGATCAGGAGCTGAGAGTTTGGAGCTGCCTCCGTCCCATCCCTCGCAAACTGGAGGATTTCCTTCTTGACAAATGATCCAATATCCCCCTGCACTTATTTTGGGATTTGTGTGGCTTCCTTCAAAACAGAGTTTaagctgttttattattatttggtgtttttattgtattgtccgCCCCCTGGACTTAAGACTTCGTATGGATTGTGATTTTAATCAGCATCTCTGTCTTCTGATCTGATATTATTATGGGGAGTGCAGGAGTCCTGCTGCAGTACAAGAGGCCCAGTCCTAATGTCAACCTAAGCCCTAAGCACTGAAAGTTTTCAAAGTTTGATTAAAGGAGTAGTTCAAGAAATGCCTTTACTTTCTTTCTTGACAAGGGTTAaatgaaaagattgataccagTCTCGGTATGCCAGACATGAAGcaagactggaaacagcctGGTTCTGTAGCCAAATCCACCAACCCATTGCCAGAATAAAATACTGGCATTGTATGTTTCTACAAAACATGGATATGGcaaatttgtttgtttcatgcatATGATATTGGCGGTTCTACAAAAGGTATCAATATGAAGTAGTTTGAATCATCAGGTTTCAACATATCAGTCGTTTGCAGAAATATTTTTCTGGTGACAACTGAGTAGAGCTCACTATTTAACATTTTGCTGtatatgtcttgtttgtatatCATATTGTGTATCATATTCACTCATACAGATGCACAGGGTACAATTTAGCATCCGTATGACATGTGCCAACCACTAATTCCAATGTTAACCCATCCCCGGATATTTTACATGGAGCAGTTGCTCTGCAGAAAGAGTGGCAAAGTTCCTAGAGGGTGGAGGTTGGGGTAGAGTGGTGGGTCATACACAGgaccttcacccaggagaccagggtttgtgGACTGCATGAGAACCTAAAGTCAGCGATCTTAAAAGTGAATTTCCCAAACTGTCTCACTGAGGAGTGAGAGGGTATGAGGCTTCAAAACACTTAACAAGGAAATGACGTCTTACCTGGGACAAAGGGATACCTGTGGCCACCTGAGTGCGAGACTCATTATTCTGATGACTTTATTTAATAGGAAAgtttcttcctcactttctgAATCTAATAATAGCGTGTATGTTGTTAGTAACGTTTCATTAGAGCAGATGCCGATAAATCATCAGGATTCACAAAGTAAAGAACAAGGATCAATGCTTGCTGCTATATGTAAACTTGCTCTTGATGATTTCGGACTTCCTGTTACCTCCATTCTTTAACGTTATGAATCGTGGGCCGTTCCCTTACAGAAAGTCAGCAGCATTGCAGACTTACATAAAGTGTGCATGAAGAGCTCAAACGTAAATGAAAGGCCTCTCAACCACTCATGgttttcacagtgaaacagctcaGAGCCTCGGGGCTTATTGGGAATGCAGGTCTGTGAGGGCAGACGTTGGGACTGGGCCGAGGAGTCAGTTGTGGGTTCAGTTTCCTGTCCACTAAACATCAAAGCTGAGTCTGGAAGTGGCATAACGACATTATGGCTATTCATCCACAGTTATAGAGGCCATCAAATACCCAGCAAACAGTAGTGTTATCCTTATACAATCTCCTTTTAGAGCTTTAAATCACCCTGCCCTGATGTCTGTACATTAAACAAGAAGCACTTGAATGACACgatctattaaaaaaaaagtagcaaAGCAAGCAGGTAGTGGTGTTTCAAGCTTGGCTAAAGCATTTGCTTAGCTAATGAAAACCACGTTGGCTGGAGAGCTGGTCTTCCATCCATCCTTGGCAGATGAGTTAGGAGACTTTTGAGGGTGGTTGCCGGGTTGTAGACAAGACGAAGCTAATGATGGATGAGTTTGGGCTTCACTCACGGCCTAATATCTCGTCTGAGCCAGGCCTTCTCTACACCAAATTTTGCCTCATGCCAATAGTTGCACTGCCCAGTGATCGGCGCACTGCAACGAGAAGTCGGAGTAATTTATGGACAGCGCTATCCTCCTGTGATCGCTCTGGCCTGTTTCTCCCTGACTGTacctttgttttttgttttttttaatcccatCCAGCCTGCTGATTCAAATTTTCCACAATGCATCATTTGATTTCTGTAAttatatttttctctctctaaaaaaaaaaaaaaactcatcattTGGAGCTCATTTAATTTGATTCACAGTGTGTGCCTTGCAGTTTTCTCACCTCTCAGCATGCCAAAGCAGAGCTGTCGGTAATGACTGCCAGTTTGTCAGTGCCACCTCAAACTTGCAGACTGTCCACTTCTCTGTGCGGCTTTTTGGCTCAAATCCTCCAGCACCCATTTCATAACCTCCGGACCCCCCCTCTCTAATAAGTAACACTTGGCAgcattgttgatttttttctttggtgaTTTTCCAGTTAAATCCTGCTGTATAAGGGGAAGCTGCATGATTCAAGCCTACCTGTGCTAATCAGCACGCCAAAAGTTAACTGACAGTCAAAATTTGTTTATCATTTCAGGCTCAATAGCTGTCATTCAGACGTGGGGGCAAACTCATGGTAAGCTAGTTTGGTCCCCTACCTGTCTGGATGTCACGCTTTGGTAAGCACATAAAgactaaataaaaaatgcatggctgtgtgttttttttttttaatgatgctaCATGCTGAAAGAATACTGTGTGTGGTTGCAGGAAATGATGCTGAGCAGTGATGAAGGCAGAACCAAAGTGcccacacagtgaagctgacaaTGGGAAAcctctgcaaaaacaacacaaagattACCACGGTACTATAACATGACATGCTGGTCCATAAAATGTAGATTTCAGTCCAATGTGTTGGCATGTAAAGTTTCTTGTGGTTTCAGCATTCGCACTTCATACATCTGCAGCTCAAGGTTTTGAAGGTGGAGGCGTTTGCAGAATGTGTTATAATGTTAACCTCCCTCTTGGTTTGCCTAGCACCCAATGGATTTGAAAACTCGGTCACTCAGCTCAGGTTCCCTTACAATGGCTTTCCTTCTTCTACAATGGTTTACTTCACCTTTGCTTTACTGAGATCCAACTTTTGACAAGACGCAGCGGCACTCCTCCTCCTTGCCCgtgacacattttcacagcattaCCGCTCTCCTCTGCGCTCACGCCGCCGCTTTACATGAGTCAGTTTGTGAAAGTCGGGAATCGTAACAAGCGGCTTCTGTTATGCATCACTCCAGTCTAGACGGTAACTCGCGGTACTTGTAGGCTAAACTGCCAGCAGCATTATTACTGGCACAATCAAGCGATGGAGACAAAGTGAATAAAAGTTGAAGAAGCACAGATCATCATTTATGttgctatttttgctttttgcagtttGCCAATTGGACAGTTTTGTCAGTGGCACAAAGCTCAGCTTCAATGCTACTGGGAGTGAGTTGTATGCACTACAAATAATTATGAGTCATTAATCTTATTTGATCATTGACAGATGGCTGACTCGTTCACACGTTTTAAAGGTCTCATTTAGGATGAACTGACAGAAGTTAGGCATCATATTAAGATATATCTTTCTGaggtcatgttttatttgttccaTCAAGTGTCATTTGATAAGCACTGCTGGCTAAAATtgacttttcttctctttgcgGTGGGAGACAGCATCACGCTGCTGGTATGTTCAACAAGTAAAACACTGGCAGAGATTCAGAGGTCACAAACAATTTTGTAATAAGAAACTGCACCGTGGAAAACTCAACATGAAGAAATGAGCCATCCTGTCTGGAGCGCAGTGCAGTGTGCAGTCTGTCatgaaacaacaataacagGCTTTATAACTGATCATTTAGAAATGATTTTTAACTATTTGCACAGTACATAAAAAGTAATGTTCCACATTTACCACACTCTTAGGGAACAAGTCCAATATTCTGTATAGTAAAGTGTTCTCAATAAActcagcagggccaccaagaaaGCCTTGAGAATGGGTACATTTTATAGTACAAATGCAATGTATAGGAAAGGCTAGAGCAGGCTGTATCTGCTGAGGACACTTCTGGAGAGGTGTGGGCCCTCCTGAGGTGGACCAGCCATCTTCTAAGGCTGCATCTCGATTGCTGGCAGGAAGAGACTTAACAGGCAGGTTAagaaggccagctctgtcctgggagGCCCGTCGAcccagtggaggtggtgggcGAAAGGAGGGTGATGGCTATGCCGTCATCCCGGCTGGAGAACATCTCCCGCCTCGTGCAGGACTCTCTGACAGCACCGAGCAGGTCTGTCAGGGACGGGCTGCTTCGCCTGCAGTGTGCAAAGGAGAGAAGCTTCCTTCCTGCTGTTATCAGACTTAATAATCAACAATGCTCCCAGCACACAACACGCACCCAAACTGATAATTCACTCATTTGCAAGCTCAGTGTGTTCTTAACTGTGCAgtataaatatattatttatgCGATAATGTGTATTTAACCACTTTCTATTTTACTGATTAtattaactttttttatttcttgttatGCTTCTTGCTGTTGCTCTATCCCCTGTGCTGCTGTAACGCTGCACATTTCCCCGCTGTGTGATTAATACAATGCcatcttgttttatttgcagaattGCATTGTTTGAACATAAAAGAGTTAATGCAACTgaaggagagaacaggaagtttGTTTGGTCCACTCATAATGAAGCATGTATTTCTGATGGGCAGCAGTGCTCACACTCAGCTCTCAGTATGTAAGGgacattgtttgtgtgtctgcttgagCTTTAGGACTATTCttagagcagctgcaggaactGATAAATCAATAGCAGAATGAAAATCTGTGCGCCTGTGAGGAATATCTGCGCATTTATTATCTGTGACagtcaaacacatgcagatcAGATGAAGAGCAGCGGTGCTTGAACGCGCTGCGTGACGGTGTCCCGGCTGGCAGGCAGGCTGCAGCCCGGATGGAGGCAGCGCAGCCCGCACGGCTCGCCGTCGCACCGGTCGGCGGTGGTTAAGATGGAATATTTTTACAGAGCGAGCAGCCAAATTCATTTGCACCGGCGGAAAAAGGGAGCTCTGTAGCGGCGCAAATTAGAAAGCCAGTCCGTTCGCCGTCCTTAATGGCTTCTGGCTCCGAAGATGAGGAGGGGGACACGGAAGGCGCTTCGTGGAGGCTCATAGGCCCGGTCACGGAGCTTTCCAAGCAGCGCTGCCGTATGATGTACTCCTCCCTCGGCCGCGGCTCCGATGTCTGCCTCTTCCATGTGAAGGGGGAGTTTTTTGCCATGGATGCTCGCTGTGCGCATTCCGGTAAAGCCTCAGCATCCACATTCATTCTCGCTTAGATTAATCCTTAAGCAAGGCTATCTCTTTGTCTCAAAGCAGAAAAACGCGCACTGCATCCCTCTTTTATGCATGTGAAATCACAAGCGTATTCACCATCACATTGAGAATGAGCTGGAAATACATGTGCGGGTCAGACTCCAACTGCAGGCCTGCTTGGATCTGCTTTGTTCGCCTTGTTTCAAAAAGAAAGATATCCATGTGACAGATTCATCAGTTTCATGTTATTCAAACCTCCCATCACAGTTTCCTAGGAGGAAGACAGCAAAAGTCTTTTGTTTTGagaggaagatcatgtgatgaaCAATATCCTGTGTCTCCCAGGCGGTCCTCTGTGTGAGGGGGACATCGAGGATGCTGATGGGGTCCTGCAGGTCTTCTGCCCCTGGCACGACTATGACTTTGACCTCAGAACTGGAAAGTCAGGGACCTCCTTACAGGTCGGTGAGGAAATATGTCCTCCTTGTTTCATAATGTTGTATTATTCTTCCACCTAAACACCTAAATGTCTTGAGCTCAGTTAACAAATGCATAATATAAAGTGCAATATATAGTTGACATGCTATGCAGTGAAAAGCATTAATAAGACCTAGAAATTAGTTGTTATATATCAGCATTAAATATGTAACAACCCTGCAGATGCACCTTATGAAAACGACATCCCAGGAGGCAGGAGCCTAACCTGCGGACTGCACCTGAGAGTTAACGTGAACATTTGCAGCGATATGTAGACAAATCACGCTCTTCCATTAGATGTTGGACCCTCTGCTGATTGACACAGTGCAAGAAATGAAAGCTCATCAATCAGAGTGAAGACTTTGTCCCCTCTTGTGCTGTCAGACATCTTTTGTTTGACCTGCTCGAATGCATCAATGAACTTTCCATAAGCGTCTCgtcctttttttcattaatcatttttaaCTGTCAAGCGCTACAGGATATAAACGACATGTGAAAAGTGATCCGAAATTTACTGTAGGCTTACGTGGAGTTAACACTGCCTCCTCATTAGGTCATGATGTTTcgctcctctcagctcttttGTCTTTGAGTCCTTTGCTCTGTTCGTTTTTTACAGCAAAAGGTGTATGAAGTCAAGGTGGAGGACGGCAACGTGTACGTGAAACACGCCAGTCGTCTCTCCCTGCAGCCCTTTCCTGCAGATCAGAAGAGATGAACAACCTCGGACTTCAGGCCTTCGTGAGTCCACTCGGGCTATTTTTAAAGACTTGTTCCACAAACCCAAGCCATCCGAAACATTCCCGAGCCTTATCTGTCTTTTTCACAGACCGCTTCTACTTTGATTGCCGCGCACTCACCGTGATATCTGATTGTCTGAAGAGGACATGACTTCATTAAATAGTTTCAGGGTTTTTCTTGCTGGCATTCCAGGTAGAGACTCATCACAGACGCTAAACATGGAGAGCTCACTCCCGACCCTGATAACAGTCCAGACAGGAGCAAATatgcaacataaaaacacaaatttcacTTTTCTCAGCAGACGTTACAGAACTCACCAGCAAATTTGACTACTGGCAGCATAAGAGTGATTTACCGATttaatttggacattttttttaggGATTCCTGAAGAAGATGATAtattttctgatgaaaatatgtgaaatttGAAGTTGTTTCCTCACATTTGAGCCATCAGATTTACTCCGTCCAATTACGTCTTCTGTTGAAACCCACTAACTGCCAAAGtggatttgaaaatgtttcatagcTTCTCACCTCAGTTCTCAAACACTCTACCTGCCTGTCAATTGACAGTCCTGTTGCGCTTGTGAGTAAATCATACTGTATCTGTTTTGGCATACAGAAAATGTCCCCAAATGTTAAATACAAAGTGATAACTTGCAGAAATCGAAGCATTATTGCAATGAGGAGATGA
This DNA window, taken from Chelmon rostratus isolate fCheRos1 chromosome 4, fCheRos1.pri, whole genome shotgun sequence, encodes the following:
- the si:ch211-212d10.2 gene encoding 3-phenylpropionate/cinnamic acid dioxygenase ferredoxin subunit — protein: MASGSEDEEGDTEGASWRLIGPVTELSKQRCRMMYSSLGRGSDVCLFHVKGEFFAMDARCAHSGGPLCEGDIEDADGVLQVFCPWHDYDFDLRTGKSGTSLQQKVYEVKVEDGNVYVKHASRLSLQPFPADQKR